One Fontisphaera persica DNA window includes the following coding sequences:
- a CDS encoding lamin tail domain-containing protein yields MKSNWREWRAHVAGLGLACAWLWLAGPLSAATLAYWRFEEGPAGALVYNNPTRYSVDTSGNGHHGNSFSLQNSASYSDAVPGLTIPQTGAPNRFSLYTGPGGPVRDLYTTTSLNQASLSSFTIEASVMFDGLGTWQTFVGRDANFSPLAALYFQMVQDSGRQNHVGCKIMDSGNVFRSVFSQAPVQPGRWYHFAAVANATNRTLTLLRYDETQGTYVVEGSTTWMGPMASQGGSWTLGRGMYNGNPTDSFNGRLDEVRISDTALSIPELLWSWAAPRAVSILAQPADVTVAEGGTAVFTVQCGGQPPWNVQWYRNGLPLSGAQQTTLAFGPVGVEDHLAQFHVVAANVVSGLTYSVTSRVALLSVAADATPPALLEAQWFGQPNQVTLLFSEPLEPASATNAAHYTLDGAAQVLAARLAAGGRAVVLETTPLAPGLACTVTVNGVRDQSAARNLIAAGAQATFIPGHQPLAREGRPWQEPSVDEPLGPSSRRTSWVISEIHYHPPGRADGRNAEFIEIFNSNPWPEDLSGYYLSGAVDYTFPSNTIVPALGFVVVAAVPADVQAIYGITGVYGPWGLGQSLPNDRGTLRLHHRQGAVMWETEYEDSDPWPVAADGGGHSLVLRRPSYGERDARAWGASRAPGGSPGAAEPALPSLGGLAWVRVNELLANAPTGEVDFVELFNYSTQAVDLAGCVLTDNPETNKYVFPPGSLVPPQNFLVVNQTTLGFGLKTGGDTLWLKAPDGALVLEAVRFGAQEQGVTWGRYPDGAPDFSRLTASSPGLPNAPSRLSEVVINEIMFNPISRNPDDEFIELYNRISQPVDLSGWQLRGGISYLIPSHVILPPYGHLVIARNAARLRGLHPGLSPNLILGDFSGQLSNQGERLQLARPVPSVSVETGVPVTNTLMVVVDELIYRDGGRWGRWADGGGSSLELVDARADKRLAPAWTDSDESATSGWATIETTGLLDHGNGPADSLQILLLGPGECLVDNVEVIPAGGGNLVRNPDFESGLDGWYAQGAFKYTYLETTQGYQSARSLHVVASDRGDTGANRIRTRLTAALSPGQTATLRARVKWLRGEPQILLRLRGNWLEAVGNALTTTAMGTPGRPNSQARPNAGPAITGVNHWPVLPASQETVTVAAQVSDADPLAYVFLHYRLDPSTNWSVLPMKYRGAGCYAAEIPGQAAGTLAAFYITAGDAGEPPAVSRFPAEIARECLVRWGEPEQAGALGVYRLWFTRATLEEWVRREKLSNDPLDATFAYGRHRVIYNAGAQFSGSPWHSQFYDSPLGNWCNYALFMPSDDRLLGATDFRIFFPGNDADDATALREQFGLWLCELLGLPFNHHRYVHFFVNGQRRGTILEDAQTPDPDLMESFWPETGGDGELYKVTMWHEFEDNAATYVTTQATLQNFTTTGGAKKLARYRWIFSQRGNPESAVAYTNLFALVDAANFPLSVVESRFSMLADADKWMRLFAFEHAVGNWDSWGNNNGQNVFLTRPEGQPWILLPVDADILLGSAPSDPPTSDLFRSSDPVLAGLYTVPVYRRAYWRALLELANGPFLPANADAWLDPRYAALQTNGAPVSSPQPIKNYLAARRNQILTQAAAEAGSVFAVTTPTNLLSQTNLLTISGTAPIEVERLLVNGIPWPVTWTTVSNWTLRVALTQGVQTLQVQGVDRWGNPRPGASALVTVEYQAAPESPVGKILFNEIMYQPAWSGAEYVELYNASSSSGFDLSGWRINGLDYTFPPGAWIAPGAYVVVTKDLHAYWNAYGINAPAVGQFAGNLQGDGETLTLLKPGLPPAPDLIVDRVRYSPLPPWPAGAAGQGAALQLMDPSQDNSRPGNWSDNTPLWRFFSYTGNLGSVNRFSRLSLYFDNGGEVLLDDLALVVGDTPEAGTNYVANAGFESPLAPTWMVSPSGLATNSYLTNGMAHTGAASLRFHNAVGSGSVSHFYQTLTNVIAGGLPPNTVGTLSFWYRSDGRGTLNLYVNAGFRVTLPLGSGSGSTARLTPGLSNSVFAALPALPPIYLNEVQAENRSGPVDRMGEREPWIEIYNAGTEPVNLAQCWLSEDPEHLKRWSFPTGAVLQPGEFRLVWADGEAGESTAGEWHTNFRLSPTSGVVVLTLVASNATVVLDELRYDRLAPDRSHGAWPDGQLFYRQTFHYPSPGAPNDAREPLPVLFINEWMAANNRTVADPADGDFEDWFELHNPGDSPVNLAGYYLTDNLANPRQYRIPDGFVIPARGFLLVWADNETGQNALGAGLHVNFALRQAGEAIGLFAPDGITALDTLTFGPQTNDVSQGRLPDGAATLAFFNYPTPGLPNRLAPPALAPRLFALQWQNSGQFRFAFQLPAPVNYLIEYTEDLRAAQWTPLRPAQIGSGTVEVVDDTTGRPRRFYRVLLNP; encoded by the coding sequence ATGAAATCCAACTGGCGGGAATGGCGGGCGCATGTGGCCGGCCTTGGCCTGGCCTGCGCCTGGTTGTGGCTGGCGGGACCCTTGTCCGCGGCCACCTTGGCCTATTGGCGGTTTGAAGAAGGCCCGGCGGGGGCGCTGGTCTATAACAACCCCACCCGCTACTCCGTGGACACCTCCGGCAATGGCCATCATGGCAACTCCTTTTCCCTCCAAAACTCCGCCAGTTACTCGGATGCAGTGCCCGGCCTGACCATTCCTCAGACCGGCGCGCCCAATCGTTTCAGTTTGTACACCGGCCCCGGCGGACCCGTGCGGGATTTGTACACCACCACCTCCCTAAATCAGGCCTCGCTTTCCAGCTTCACCATCGAAGCCAGCGTCATGTTTGACGGCCTGGGCACCTGGCAAACTTTTGTGGGACGCGACGCCAATTTCAGTCCGCTTGCGGCCCTGTATTTCCAAATGGTCCAGGACAGCGGCCGCCAGAATCATGTCGGCTGCAAAATCATGGACAGCGGCAACGTGTTTCGTTCTGTGTTCAGCCAGGCGCCGGTCCAGCCGGGACGGTGGTACCACTTTGCGGCGGTGGCCAACGCGACCAATCGCACCCTGACCCTCCTGCGCTATGACGAAACCCAGGGCACCTATGTGGTGGAAGGTTCCACCACCTGGATGGGGCCTATGGCCTCCCAGGGCGGCTCATGGACGCTTGGCCGCGGCATGTACAATGGCAATCCCACCGACAGCTTCAATGGCCGGCTCGATGAAGTCCGCATCAGCGACACTGCTCTGAGCATCCCTGAGCTGCTCTGGTCCTGGGCTGCGCCGCGCGCCGTCAGCATCCTGGCCCAGCCTGCGGATGTCACGGTGGCCGAAGGCGGCACGGCCGTTTTTACCGTGCAATGCGGGGGCCAGCCTCCCTGGAATGTGCAGTGGTACCGCAATGGCTTACCCCTCAGCGGCGCCCAACAGACCACACTGGCTTTTGGTCCTGTGGGCGTGGAAGACCACCTGGCCCAATTTCACGTGGTGGCGGCCAATGTGGTGAGCGGCCTAACCTATTCCGTCACCAGCCGCGTGGCCTTGCTGAGCGTGGCCGCAGATGCCACCCCGCCCGCCTTGTTGGAAGCCCAATGGTTCGGCCAGCCCAATCAAGTCACGCTTCTGTTTTCCGAACCGCTGGAACCGGCTTCCGCCACTAATGCCGCCCATTATACCTTGGACGGCGCCGCTCAAGTTCTGGCCGCCCGCCTGGCGGCTGGCGGCCGCGCGGTGGTGTTGGAAACCACGCCCTTGGCCCCGGGCCTCGCCTGCACTGTCACGGTGAATGGCGTGCGTGACCAGAGTGCGGCGCGCAACCTCATTGCCGCCGGCGCCCAGGCCACTTTCATCCCCGGTCATCAACCGCTGGCCCGTGAAGGCCGGCCCTGGCAGGAGCCGTCCGTGGACGAGCCGCTGGGACCTTCCAGTCGCCGAACCTCCTGGGTCATCTCCGAAATCCATTACCATCCGCCGGGGCGCGCTGACGGGCGCAACGCCGAGTTCATTGAAATATTCAACAGCAATCCGTGGCCGGAAGACCTGAGCGGTTATTATCTGTCCGGCGCGGTGGACTACACATTCCCCTCCAATACCATCGTGCCAGCCCTGGGCTTTGTGGTGGTGGCGGCGGTGCCGGCGGATGTGCAGGCCATTTATGGGATTACTGGCGTTTATGGCCCGTGGGGCTTGGGCCAAAGCCTCCCCAATGACCGCGGCACGCTCCGCCTGCATCATCGTCAGGGGGCTGTAATGTGGGAGACCGAGTACGAGGACAGCGACCCCTGGCCCGTGGCCGCCGATGGTGGCGGGCACTCCTTGGTCCTGCGCCGCCCCAGCTACGGGGAGCGCGACGCCCGCGCCTGGGGCGCCAGCCGCGCACCCGGTGGCTCCCCCGGCGCAGCCGAGCCTGCGCTGCCCTCTTTGGGTGGCTTGGCATGGGTGCGGGTGAATGAACTCCTGGCCAACGCTCCCACCGGCGAAGTGGATTTTGTGGAGTTGTTTAATTACAGTACGCAGGCGGTGGATTTGGCTGGTTGCGTGCTCACGGACAACCCCGAAACCAATAAATACGTTTTTCCCCCTGGCTCTTTGGTGCCTCCGCAAAATTTCCTTGTGGTGAATCAAACCACGCTGGGTTTCGGCCTCAAAACCGGCGGCGATACCCTCTGGCTCAAGGCGCCCGATGGTGCTTTGGTTTTGGAAGCGGTCCGCTTTGGCGCACAAGAGCAGGGGGTGACTTGGGGGCGTTATCCTGATGGTGCGCCCGATTTTAGCCGTCTAACGGCTTCTTCACCCGGTCTGCCCAATGCTCCGTCCCGCCTCAGCGAGGTGGTCATCAACGAAATCATGTTCAACCCCATCAGCCGCAACCCCGATGATGAATTCATTGAATTATACAACCGCATCAGCCAGCCAGTGGACTTGAGCGGCTGGCAATTGCGGGGCGGCATCAGCTATCTCATCCCATCCCACGTCATTCTTCCTCCTTACGGGCACCTGGTGATTGCGCGCAATGCCGCTCGGTTGCGGGGCCTGCATCCGGGGCTGTCTCCCAACCTCATCCTGGGCGACTTCAGCGGCCAATTAAGCAATCAAGGCGAACGTTTGCAACTGGCGCGTCCGGTGCCTTCCGTGAGTGTGGAAACCGGCGTGCCGGTGACCAACACCTTGATGGTGGTGGTGGACGAGTTGATTTATCGCGACGGCGGACGCTGGGGCCGCTGGGCCGATGGCGGCGGCAGCAGCCTGGAATTGGTGGATGCCCGCGCAGACAAACGCCTGGCGCCGGCCTGGACAGATAGTGATGAGTCCGCCACCAGTGGCTGGGCCACCATCGAGACCACCGGCTTGCTTGACCATGGCAATGGCCCGGCTGATTCCCTCCAAATCCTGCTCCTGGGGCCGGGGGAATGTCTGGTGGACAACGTGGAGGTCATCCCCGCTGGCGGGGGCAATTTGGTGCGCAATCCCGATTTTGAAAGCGGTCTCGACGGCTGGTATGCCCAGGGGGCTTTCAAGTACACTTACCTCGAGACCACCCAGGGCTATCAAAGCGCCCGCTCCCTGCATGTGGTGGCCTCCGACCGCGGTGACACCGGCGCCAACCGCATCCGCACCCGCTTGACTGCTGCCCTAAGCCCTGGCCAGACTGCCACCCTGCGGGCGCGGGTCAAATGGCTGCGCGGCGAGCCACAAATCCTGCTGCGCCTGCGGGGCAACTGGCTCGAGGCCGTGGGCAATGCCTTGACCACCACCGCCATGGGCACGCCCGGCCGGCCCAATTCCCAGGCGCGTCCCAACGCCGGCCCCGCCATCACCGGCGTCAATCACTGGCCGGTGTTGCCTGCCAGTCAGGAAACCGTAACGGTGGCTGCGCAGGTGAGCGATGCGGACCCCTTGGCTTATGTCTTTTTGCACTATCGCCTGGACCCCTCCACCAATTGGTCCGTCCTGCCCATGAAATACCGGGGAGCGGGATGCTATGCAGCGGAAATCCCCGGCCAGGCCGCCGGTACCCTGGCCGCCTTTTACATCACTGCAGGGGATGCCGGCGAGCCACCCGCCGTCAGCCGCTTTCCGGCCGAAATCGCCCGTGAGTGCCTCGTGCGCTGGGGTGAGCCGGAGCAGGCCGGGGCTTTGGGGGTGTATCGTCTGTGGTTCACTCGCGCCACTCTGGAAGAATGGGTGCGCCGTGAGAAGCTCAGTAATGACCCCTTGGACGCCACTTTTGCCTATGGCCGGCATCGCGTCATTTACAATGCTGGCGCCCAGTTCAGCGGCAGCCCTTGGCACAGCCAGTTTTATGATTCCCCCCTGGGCAACTGGTGTAATTATGCCCTGTTCATGCCCTCGGATGACCGGCTGCTCGGCGCCACGGATTTCCGCATCTTTTTCCCCGGCAACGATGCCGATGACGCCACCGCCCTGCGCGAACAATTCGGCTTGTGGCTTTGCGAACTGCTGGGCCTCCCCTTCAACCATCACCGTTACGTGCACTTCTTCGTTAATGGCCAGCGACGCGGCACAATTTTGGAGGACGCCCAAACTCCCGACCCGGACTTGATGGAGTCGTTCTGGCCGGAAACCGGTGGAGACGGCGAATTATACAAGGTCACCATGTGGCATGAATTTGAGGACAACGCTGCCACGTATGTGACCACCCAGGCCACGCTCCAGAACTTCACCACCACCGGCGGCGCCAAAAAATTGGCGCGGTACCGCTGGATTTTCTCCCAGCGCGGCAACCCGGAGTCGGCGGTGGCCTATACCAACCTGTTTGCGCTGGTGGACGCGGCCAACTTCCCCCTCTCCGTGGTGGAGTCGCGCTTCAGCATGCTGGCGGATGCGGACAAGTGGATGCGGTTGTTTGCTTTTGAGCATGCTGTTGGCAACTGGGATTCCTGGGGCAACAACAACGGGCAAAACGTCTTCCTCACCCGGCCGGAGGGACAACCCTGGATTTTGTTGCCGGTGGACGCCGATATCCTGCTCGGCTCCGCTCCCAGCGACCCGCCCACCTCAGATTTATTCCGCTCCTCCGACCCCGTGCTGGCCGGTTTGTACACCGTGCCGGTTTATCGCCGCGCCTACTGGCGGGCCTTGCTGGAGTTGGCCAACGGTCCCTTCCTGCCCGCCAATGCCGATGCCTGGCTGGACCCGCGTTACGCCGCCCTCCAAACCAATGGCGCGCCGGTAAGCTCGCCGCAGCCCATCAAGAATTACCTGGCTGCCCGCCGCAACCAAATCCTCACCCAGGCCGCCGCCGAGGCCGGCAGTGTTTTTGCGGTCACCACCCCCACTAACCTCCTTTCCCAGACCAATTTGCTGACCATCTCAGGCACGGCGCCTATTGAAGTGGAGCGCCTGCTGGTGAACGGCATTCCGTGGCCGGTGACGTGGACGACGGTTTCCAACTGGACGCTGCGCGTGGCTTTGACGCAGGGCGTGCAAACGTTGCAAGTTCAGGGCGTGGATCGCTGGGGCAACCCCAGACCCGGCGCTTCCGCTCTGGTGACCGTGGAGTACCAGGCGGCCCCGGAATCGCCGGTGGGCAAAATCCTGTTCAACGAAATCATGTATCAACCCGCCTGGTCGGGGGCGGAGTACGTGGAGCTGTACAATGCCTCCTCCTCCAGCGGGTTTGATTTGTCGGGTTGGCGCATCAACGGCCTGGATTACACCTTCCCGCCGGGCGCCTGGATTGCGCCGGGTGCCTACGTGGTGGTCACCAAAGATTTGCATGCCTATTGGAATGCTTACGGAATCAATGCGCCCGCTGTGGGCCAGTTTGCGGGCAATCTGCAAGGGGACGGCGAAACGTTGACCTTGTTAAAGCCCGGCCTCCCGCCCGCCCCTGACCTCATCGTGGACCGCGTGCGTTATAGTCCGCTGCCGCCCTGGCCTGCGGGCGCGGCGGGGCAGGGGGCCGCCCTGCAACTCATGGACCCCTCGCAGGACAACAGCCGACCCGGCAACTGGAGCGACAACACCCCTCTCTGGCGGTTTTTCAGTTACACCGGCAACCTGGGCAGTGTGAATCGTTTCAGCCGGTTGTCCCTCTATTTCGACAACGGCGGTGAAGTCCTGCTGGATGACCTTGCCCTGGTGGTGGGCGACACACCAGAGGCCGGCACCAATTATGTGGCCAATGCCGGCTTTGAATCACCCCTGGCGCCGACCTGGATGGTCAGCCCCTCCGGCCTTGCCACCAACAGCTACCTCACCAATGGCATGGCGCACACGGGCGCTGCGAGCCTGCGTTTCCACAATGCTGTCGGCTCCGGCAGTGTATCCCATTTTTACCAGACTCTGACCAACGTCATCGCGGGCGGGTTGCCGCCCAACACCGTTGGCACCCTCAGTTTCTGGTATCGCTCCGACGGGCGCGGCACGCTCAACTTGTACGTGAATGCGGGTTTCCGCGTGACTTTGCCGCTCGGTTCAGGCTCCGGGAGCACTGCCCGCCTGACCCCCGGTTTGTCAAACTCCGTCTTCGCGGCCTTGCCCGCGCTGCCGCCTATTTATCTCAACGAAGTGCAGGCGGAGAACCGGTCGGGACCGGTGGACAGGATGGGCGAGCGCGAACCATGGATTGAGATTTATAATGCTGGCACGGAGCCGGTGAATCTGGCCCAATGCTGGCTTTCGGAGGACCCGGAGCATCTGAAACGCTGGTCCTTCCCCACGGGGGCCGTGCTCCAGCCGGGAGAGTTCCGCTTGGTTTGGGCGGACGGCGAGGCCGGCGAGAGCACCGCGGGGGAATGGCACACGAACTTCAGATTGTCCCCCACCAGCGGCGTGGTGGTGCTGACCCTGGTTGCCTCCAATGCCACCGTGGTGCTGGATGAGCTGCGTTACGACCGCCTGGCCCCGGACCGCTCGCATGGCGCGTGGCCGGATGGACAGCTCTTTTACCGCCAGACCTTCCATTACCCCAGCCCTGGCGCGCCCAACGATGCCCGCGAGCCGCTGCCCGTCCTTTTTATTAACGAATGGATGGCGGCCAACAACCGGACGGTGGCTGACCCGGCCGATGGGGACTTTGAAGACTGGTTTGAGCTGCACAACCCCGGCGATTCCCCCGTGAATTTGGCGGGTTATTACTTGACGGACAACCTGGCCAATCCGCGCCAGTACCGCATCCCCGATGGTTTTGTCATCCCCGCCCGCGGCTTCCTGCTCGTCTGGGCCGACAATGAAACCGGCCAGAATGCCCTGGGTGCCGGGTTGCACGTGAATTTTGCCCTGCGCCAGGCGGGCGAAGCCATCGGCCTGTTCGCTCCCGATGGCATCACCGCGCTGGATACCCTAACTTTTGGACCACAGACCAATGATGTCAGCCAGGGCCGCTTGCCTGACGGCGCCGCCACACTGGCCTTTTTCAACTATCCCACACCCGGGCTGCCCAATCGGCTGGCCCCGCCGGCGCTGGCCCCGCGACTATTCGCCCTTCAGTGGCAAAATAGCGGACAATTCCGCTTTGCCTTCCAACTGCCGGCGCCGGTCAACTACTTGATTGAGTACACGGAAGACCTTCGCGCGGCGCAGTGGACACCGCTGCGCCCCGCCCAAATTGGCAGCGGCACAGTGGAAGTGGTGGACGACACCACGGGGCGCCCCCGCCGCTTCTACCGCGTCCTCCTCAATCCATAG